One genomic window of bacterium includes the following:
- a CDS encoding NADH:flavin oxidoreductase: protein MTSAPLYLRPGRIGSLDIPNRIVRGATSETMASPSGVIYDSFVELYRRLAEGGAGLALTGHMYVDPRGQASANQTGIHDDRVIPALRRATEAVHEAGGRIFAQIGHCGSQTMMSAIVPVAPSPVPNAMYTIQPEELSDGEIRSLVEAFGAAARRAAEAGFDGIHIHGGNGYLISEFCSPHANTRDDRWGGDAERRSRFFFEVAEAVRSAVGSDLPVTARLSVEDSVAGGLQRDESLARARGLAERGIDGFETTYGVMRSYFENIRPYVAVDRAQAWRNLLVQRARQPAGAEAYYRPFARAVKEASGLPVILVGGVRTTETMTDILASGDADFLAIARPFIREPDLVRKLEAGRTGGVACVSCNMCLAHDGYDPLQCWRDNPRNVAVHIRKHYWTNRRKGQ from the coding sequence TTGACCTCCGCGCCCCTTTACCTCCGACCGGGCCGGATCGGGTCCTTGGATATTCCCAACCGGATCGTGCGCGGGGCCACCTCGGAGACGATGGCCTCGCCGAGCGGGGTGATCTACGACTCCTTCGTGGAGTTGTACCGGCGCTTGGCCGAGGGGGGAGCGGGGCTGGCGCTGACCGGGCACATGTACGTGGACCCCCGCGGGCAGGCCAGCGCCAACCAGACGGGGATCCACGACGATCGGGTCATCCCCGCCCTCCGGCGGGCGACCGAGGCGGTCCACGAGGCCGGCGGGCGGATCTTCGCCCAGATCGGCCACTGCGGGAGCCAGACGATGATGTCGGCCATTGTGCCGGTGGCGCCGTCGCCGGTGCCCAACGCCATGTACACCATCCAGCCCGAAGAGTTGAGCGACGGGGAGATCCGCAGTCTCGTGGAGGCGTTCGGGGCGGCCGCCCGTCGGGCCGCGGAGGCGGGATTCGACGGCATCCACATCCACGGCGGCAACGGCTACCTCATCTCGGAGTTCTGCTCGCCGCACGCCAACACCCGCGACGACCGCTGGGGCGGCGACGCCGAGCGGCGCAGCCGGTTCTTCTTCGAGGTGGCCGAAGCGGTGCGTTCCGCGGTCGGCAGCGACCTCCCCGTGACCGCCCGCCTGAGCGTGGAGGACTCGGTGGCAGGGGGCCTGCAGCGCGACGAGTCGCTCGCGCGGGCCCGCGGCCTGGCCGAGCGAGGCATCGACGGCTTCGAGACCACCTACGGCGTGATGCGCAGCTACTTCGAGAACATCCGTCCCTATGTGGCGGTGGACCGCGCCCAGGCGTGGCGCAACCTGCTGGTCCAGCGCGCCAGGCAGCCGGCGGGCGCCGAGGCCTACTACCGACCGTTCGCCCGCGCCGTCAAGGAGGCGTCGGGGCTGCCGGTAATTCTCGTGGGAGGCGTGCGGACGACAGAGACGATGACGGACATCCTCGCCTCAGGCGACGCCGACTTCCTGGCGATAGCACGGCCTTTCATCAGGGAACCGGACCTGGTGCGCAAGCTGGAGGCCGGCCGCACCGGAGGAGTCGCGTGCGTCTCGTGCAACATGTGCCTGGCGCACGACGGCTACGACCCGCTGCAGTGCTGGCGCGACAACCCCCGCAACGTCGCCGTACACATCCGCAAGCACTACTGGACCAACCGCCGGAAGGGTCAATAG
- a CDS encoding nucleotidyl transferase AbiEii/AbiGii toxin family protein, translated as MDSPTCAVERDRIQHFLLAALAARERRRHRLVLKGGTLLRTCWKMDYRYSEDLDFDWSGHSSAERHEIVHTIENVLDEASRASGRSLRARDRSGRLDILWEAPADTRHRLRIDITVPDAPPGDGVRLWRLQPRYPGLGDDIRVTGITLEAITAAKLACLAHPSRLAARDLYDLDRLLDSPDVDCMAALGSFLASDSDLPDIASQPENLLESLLDSTYTHLDVLSGDWANMRRTQLIAPNSPALDELIDSLHAKLLTLLRRR; from the coding sequence ATGGACTCGCCAACGTGCGCGGTCGAACGCGACCGCATTCAGCATTTTCTCCTCGCCGCTCTGGCGGCCCGGGAGCGCCGACGGCATCGCCTTGTCCTGAAAGGCGGCACGCTGTTGCGCACCTGCTGGAAGATGGATTATCGCTACTCGGAGGACCTGGATTTCGACTGGTCGGGGCACTCGTCCGCGGAGCGCCACGAGATTGTCCACACCATTGAGAACGTCCTGGACGAGGCGTCGCGAGCCTCGGGGCGGTCACTGCGGGCCCGCGACCGCTCTGGCCGTCTGGACATTCTGTGGGAAGCGCCCGCAGACACGCGCCACCGCCTGCGCATCGACATCACTGTGCCCGACGCTCCGCCGGGGGATGGCGTCCGGCTCTGGAGGCTTCAGCCTCGGTATCCCGGACTCGGCGATGACATCCGGGTTACGGGAATCACCCTGGAGGCGATCACCGCCGCCAAACTGGCATGTCTGGCCCACCCCAGCAGGCTCGCGGCCCGCGACCTCTACGACCTCGACCGGCTATTGGACTCACCCGACGTCGACTGCATGGCAGCCCTTGGTTCCTTCCTGGCATCGGATTCAGACCTTCCGGATATTGCCTCGCAGCCTGAGAACCTCTTGGAATCCCTGTTGGACAGCACTTACACCCACCTCGATGTGCTGAGCGGCGACTGGGCGAACATGCGTCGAACTCAGCTCATCGCCCCGAACAGCCCGGCGCTGGACGAACTGATAGACAGCCTTCATGCCAAGCTTCTCACACTCCTGAGACGGCGTTGA